A window of Dorea formicigenerans contains these coding sequences:
- a CDS encoding GrdX family protein, which produces MWELEKAILVTNNDRVYEKYKDQMKVILLDGYEDVLIKVRDLVYDKHVLLTHPQASSLKPNQTPYRSVVVYPKGEEDNIKDIMLIDKCIQVYQEWQDIAPSPKSYQEKVANDFKTIDLSVIDNIIPRIS; this is translated from the coding sequence ATGTGGGAGCTGGAAAAAGCAATATTGGTAACGAATAACGACAGAGTGTATGAGAAGTATAAGGATCAGATGAAAGTGATTCTTCTTGATGGGTATGAAGACGTTCTGATTAAGGTGAGAGATCTTGTCTATGATAAGCATGTGCTTCTGACACATCCGCAGGCATCCAGCCTGAAACCGAATCAGACACCATATCGATCGGTAGTTGTATATCCGAAGGGCGAAGAGGATAATATAAAAGATATCATGCTGATCGACAAATGCATTCAGGTTTATCAAGAGTGGCAGGATATCGCACCAAGTCCAAAGAGTTATCAGGAAAAGGTGGCGAATGATTTTAAGACAATCGATTTATCGGTGATTGACAATATTATTCCAAGAATTAGTTAG
- the grdD gene encoding glycine/sarcosine/betaine reductase complex component C subunit alpha translates to MANVEKMIAETFLEMAQGLESGSYGKRPKIALTGMGSEHGEENAMKAALMAAKDGVDVYYIGSLEAEGVTTVKVADDEEGHKKMEEMLANGEVDGAVTMHFPFPIGVSTVGRVVTPAKGREMFVANTTGTSSADRIEGMIKNTIYGIIAAKTCGIANPTVGILNVDGARQTEKALKELQENGYDITFAESARADGGCVMRGNDVLQGTPDIMVTDSLTGNILVKMLSSAATGGSFEATGYGYGPGIGEGYEQLVMIVSRASGAPVIAGAIRYAAQLVRNKVFEVAKAEFAAAKKAGLKKILDARKAAAKPAAAEEDVKEPPKEIVTAQIAGIEVMDLEDAVKALWKINIYAESGMGCTGPIIRVSDANLEKAHEELKKAGYIN, encoded by the coding sequence ATGGCAAATGTAGAAAAGATGATCGCAGAAACATTCCTGGAGATGGCACAGGGTCTTGAGAGCGGAAGCTATGGAAAGAGACCAAAGATCGCATTAACCGGAATGGGAAGCGAACATGGAGAAGAGAATGCCATGAAAGCAGCCCTGATGGCAGCAAAAGATGGCGTTGATGTATATTATATCGGATCACTTGAGGCAGAGGGAGTTACAACAGTAAAAGTTGCAGATGACGAAGAAGGCCACAAGAAGATGGAAGAGATGCTTGCAAATGGAGAAGTAGACGGAGCAGTTACCATGCACTTTCCATTCCCAATCGGAGTATCTACAGTAGGACGAGTAGTGACACCGGCAAAGGGAAGAGAGATGTTTGTAGCAAATACAACAGGAACATCCAGTGCAGATCGTATCGAAGGTATGATCAAGAACACAATCTACGGAATCATTGCAGCAAAAACATGTGGAATTGCTAATCCAACAGTCGGAATCCTGAATGTAGACGGAGCACGTCAGACAGAGAAAGCTCTCAAAGAGCTTCAGGAGAACGGATATGATATCACATTCGCAGAGTCTGCAAGAGCAGACGGTGGATGTGTCATGAGAGGAAATGACGTACTTCAGGGAACACCGGATATCATGGTAACAGATTCCCTGACAGGAAACATCCTGGTAAAAATGCTTTCATCCGCAGCAACAGGTGGAAGCTTTGAAGCAACTGGATACGGATATGGACCAGGAATTGGCGAAGGATATGAGCAGTTAGTCATGATCGTATCAAGAGCCAGCGGAGCACCTGTTATTGCAGGAGCAATCCGTTATGCGGCACAGCTTGTAAGAAATAAAGTATTTGAGGTAGCAAAAGCAGAATTTGCAGCAGCAAAAAAAGCAGGCTTAAAAAAGATCCTGGATGCAAGAAAAGCAGCAGCAAAACCGGCTGCAGCAGAGGAGGATGTAAAAGAGCCGCCGAAGGAGATTGTAACAGCACAGATCGCAGGAATCGAAGTAATGGATCTTGAGGATGCCGTAAAAGCATTATGGAAGATCAATATTTATGCAGAGAGCGGAATGGGTTGTACAGGACCGATCATTCGTGTATCAGATGCAAACCTTGAGAAAGCTCATGAAGAGCTTAAGAAAGCCGGATACATTAATTAA